Proteins encoded by one window of Modestobacter marinus:
- a CDS encoding helix-turn-helix domain-containing protein, with protein MGQQPPPRPVLFLTVAEVAAAMRVSKMTVYRLVHGGELAAVRVGRSFRVPESAVREYLAGARTDVA; from the coding sequence ATGGGCCAGCAGCCCCCGCCGCGCCCCGTCCTGTTCCTGACGGTGGCCGAGGTCGCGGCGGCCATGCGCGTGTCGAAGATGACCGTGTACCGCCTCGTCCACGGCGGCGAGCTGGCCGCCGTCCGCGTCGGCCGCTCCTTCCGGGTCCCCGAGTCGGCGGTGCGCGAGTACCTGGCCGGCGCCCGCACCGACGTCGCCTGA
- a CDS encoding amidase family protein — translation MQPTGITQVRQQVSSSSAEEVVAAAVQRARDAAGLGAFLSVAEHAESGTGPLAGVPLAVKDNLDTRDLPTTGGTPALRDSRPGRDQHAVARLRAAGAAVIGKTNLHELALGITSNNAAFGPVRNPHDTTRSAGGSSGGSAVAVATGVVPIALGTDTGGSLRVPAAHCGVVGWRPTTGRWGTGRIVPISRTRDTAGVLATSVADVALVDEIVTGQPAPAESGRPLRLGVPRTGFYDDLHPEVARCTERALERLAASGVELVEVEVAGGHALDAECGFPIVFFEVAQDLPAYLATLPGPERGLTLADVLAQVASPDVRAGLEAAASGAVTEDVYRQAMATRDRLRAAYAAALRPADAEPLDALVYPTVPLPPPPLGDDETTELNGRQVPVFLTTIRNTGPGSTAGMPAISLPAGTTGAGLPIGISLEGLPGSDTALLATARRVEAALGPVTSA, via the coding sequence GTGCAGCCCACAGGGATCACCCAGGTCCGGCAGCAGGTCTCCTCGTCCTCGGCCGAGGAGGTGGTCGCGGCCGCCGTGCAGCGCGCCCGGGACGCCGCAGGGCTCGGCGCCTTCCTGTCCGTCGCCGAGCACGCGGAGTCGGGGACGGGCCCGCTGGCCGGCGTGCCGCTCGCCGTCAAGGACAACCTGGACACCCGCGACCTGCCCACCACCGGGGGGACGCCGGCGCTCCGCGACTCCCGCCCGGGTCGGGACCAGCACGCGGTGGCGCGGCTGCGCGCGGCCGGAGCCGCCGTGATCGGCAAGACCAACCTGCACGAGCTGGCGCTGGGCATCACCAGCAACAACGCCGCCTTCGGCCCGGTGCGCAACCCGCACGACACCACCCGGTCGGCCGGGGGGTCGTCGGGCGGGTCCGCGGTCGCCGTCGCGACCGGCGTCGTGCCCATCGCGCTGGGCACCGACACCGGCGGGTCGCTCCGGGTGCCGGCCGCGCACTGCGGCGTCGTCGGCTGGCGCCCCACCACCGGCCGATGGGGCACCGGCCGGATCGTGCCCATCTCGCGCACCCGGGACACGGCCGGGGTGCTGGCGACCTCCGTGGCCGACGTGGCGCTCGTCGACGAGATCGTCACCGGCCAACCGGCGCCGGCGGAGTCGGGCCGGCCGCTGCGCCTGGGGGTGCCGCGCACCGGCTTCTACGACGACCTGCACCCCGAGGTCGCGCGCTGCACCGAGCGGGCGCTGGAGCGCCTGGCCGCGAGCGGGGTCGAGCTGGTCGAGGTGGAGGTCGCCGGCGGCCACGCCCTCGACGCGGAGTGCGGCTTCCCCATCGTCTTCTTCGAGGTGGCCCAGGACCTGCCGGCGTACCTCGCGACCCTGCCCGGACCCGAGCGCGGACTCACCCTGGCCGACGTGCTGGCCCAGGTCGCCTCCCCCGACGTCCGGGCTGGGCTCGAGGCCGCGGCGAGCGGGGCCGTCACCGAGGACGTCTACCGGCAGGCGATGGCCACGCGGGACCGGCTGCGGGCTGCCTACGCCGCAGCGCTCCGTCCCGCGGACGCCGAACCGCTGGACGCGCTCGTGTACCCGACCGTGCCCCTGCCGCCCCCGCCGCTCGGCGACGACGAGACGACGGAGCTGAACGGCCGGCAGGTGCCGGTCTTCCTGACCACCATCCGCAACACCGGCCCGGGCTCGACCGCGGGCATGCCGGCCATCTCGCTGCCGGCGGGCACGACCGGCGCCGGCCTGCCGATCGGGATCTCGCTGGAGGGCCTGCCGGGGTCCGACACCGCCCTGCTGGCGACCGCCCGCCGGGTCGAGGCCGCCCTCGGCCCGGTCACCTCCGCCTGA
- a CDS encoding SDR family NAD(P)-dependent oxidoreductase, with product MSSVRGKVAVVTGAGSGIGRQLAFELARRGARLAVSDVDEDGLAGTAARARALGAQVHSAGLDVTDRAAVLAHADTVADHFGVVHQVYNNAGVAGGGPVLDSDWADYDRILGVNLFGVLHGTKAFLPHLVASGDGHVVNVSSLNGIMAQASINAYSASKFAVRGFTEALRSELLIAGHPVQVTVVHPGGVRTNIATAALEHSRQRGTVTAEDEARMRMYNEKLLRMPAEQAARIVVDGVEAGKPRVLVGNDAKAVDLLVRLAPRAYPRLVAALQRRAQRA from the coding sequence ATGAGCAGCGTCCGCGGCAAGGTCGCCGTCGTCACCGGCGCCGGGTCCGGCATCGGCCGGCAGCTGGCCTTCGAGCTGGCCCGGCGGGGAGCGCGGCTGGCCGTCTCCGACGTCGACGAGGACGGGCTGGCTGGGACCGCCGCCCGGGCGCGGGCGCTCGGCGCGCAGGTGCACAGCGCCGGGCTGGACGTCACCGACCGCGCCGCCGTGCTGGCCCACGCGGACACGGTCGCCGACCACTTCGGCGTCGTCCACCAGGTCTACAACAACGCCGGGGTGGCTGGCGGCGGCCCGGTGCTGGACAGCGACTGGGCCGACTACGACCGCATCCTGGGCGTGAACCTCTTCGGCGTCCTGCACGGCACGAAGGCCTTCCTCCCCCACCTGGTGGCCTCCGGCGACGGGCACGTGGTCAACGTGTCCAGCCTGAACGGGATCATGGCCCAGGCGTCGATCAACGCCTACAGCGCGAGCAAGTTCGCCGTCCGCGGGTTCACCGAGGCGCTGCGCAGCGAGCTGCTGATCGCCGGGCACCCGGTGCAGGTGACCGTGGTGCACCCCGGCGGCGTGCGGACCAACATCGCGACGGCGGCGCTCGAGCACTCCCGCCAGCGCGGCACGGTCACCGCCGAGGACGAGGCCCGGATGCGCATGTACAACGAGAAGCTGCTGCGGATGCCCGCCGAGCAGGCCGCGCGGATCGTCGTCGACGGCGTCGAGGCGGGGAAGCCGCGCGTCCTGGTGGGCAACGACGCCAAGGCCGTCGACCTGCTCGTCCGGCTCGCCCCCCGGGCCTACCCCCGGCTCGTCGCCGCGCTCCAGCGCCGGGCGCAGCGCGCTTGA
- a CDS encoding PaaX family transcriptional regulator C-terminal domain-containing protein: MTDQATELRFKPQELLLALGGALILDTYEDPLPTRVFLDVLGSVGVSADATRSVLTRLTERGLLTRHQDGRVASYGLTETSRRVLREGRRRVRTPDPFHQASSDWTLLSFSLPESQRDVRSRLRSRLTWAGFGCLRDGLWIAPGRVDLDSIIAVGADVGGLSIDGFVAAPAAGTDVARFVRRAWDLDALRWEHEEFLRRWDRPLPRGEDPLALFTLLGAHWIRLLRSDPVLPERHLGEDWPGRRSAAVYGTVVTALEARAQAAFADLVRDARARR; this comes from the coding sequence ATGACAGACCAGGCAACCGAGCTGCGCTTCAAGCCGCAGGAACTCCTGCTGGCGCTGGGCGGCGCGCTCATCCTCGACACGTACGAGGACCCCCTGCCCACCCGGGTGTTCCTCGACGTGCTCGGTTCCGTGGGCGTCAGTGCTGACGCCACCAGGTCGGTGCTGACCCGGCTCACCGAGCGCGGCCTGCTGACCCGGCACCAGGACGGGAGAGTGGCCAGCTACGGGCTGACCGAGACCTCGCGGAGGGTCCTGCGGGAGGGGCGGCGGCGGGTGCGGACGCCCGACCCGTTCCACCAGGCGAGCAGTGACTGGACGCTGTTGAGCTTCTCCTTGCCGGAGTCGCAGCGGGACGTCCGGAGTCGGCTGCGGTCCCGGTTGACCTGGGCCGGCTTCGGCTGCCTGCGCGACGGGCTGTGGATCGCGCCGGGCCGCGTCGACCTCGACTCGATCATCGCCGTGGGTGCCGACGTGGGGGGCTTGTCGATCGACGGGTTCGTCGCCGCTCCGGCCGCCGGCACGGACGTCGCCCGGTTCGTCCGGCGGGCCTGGGACCTCGATGCCCTGCGCTGGGAGCACGAGGAGTTCCTCCGCAGGTGGGACCGGCCCCTCCCTCGGGGCGAGGACCCGCTGGCCCTCTTCACCCTCCTCGGCGCCCACTGGATCCGACTGCTCCGCAGCGACCCGGTGCTGCCCGAGCGCCACCTGGGCGAGGACTGGCCCGGGCGCCGGTCGGCGGCCGTGTACGGCACCGTCGTGACGGCTCTGGAGGCGCGGGCGCAGGCGGCCTTCGCCGACCTGGTGAGAGACGCACGCGCCAGACGGTGA
- a CDS encoding alpha/beta hydrolase, giving the protein MSPRSLVPGLACALAVSLAAASPAAAGEPSGPRHVEGTVDDGATAWVADVPADWNGTVLLYSHGYRPSFFPIPHTAENAPDDVTRQALLDRGYALVGSSYERSGWTLDTAAEDQLQTLEAFSVAVGEPSRVLAVGTSMGGLVTGQLAELPGTPVDGALPTCGLVHGGVDLLNYQLDGAHAIAQLLVPAGTEVRLADYEGDLAAVNAAASTLTDAVVAAQDDPEGRARIALAAALYHLPRWAPGEAEPGPRDHEAQVDAQVAQFTSALGFTYPARVDIENTVGGNPSWNAGVDYRTLLQHADERGQVEALYRAAGLDLDADLDRLTATASVTPDEQALQTARATSELTGELQVPVLSLHTTHDVLAPVQVEEEYAETVRQAGANRLLRQAFVHRLSHCQFTPAELVASVEALDERVATGRWGSAAHPRTLDAAAEELGLGPSEILCDYRPAEWLGDRGGAFGPPRY; this is encoded by the coding sequence ATGTCCCCCCGATCCCTCGTCCCCGGCCTGGCCTGCGCGCTGGCCGTCTCGCTCGCCGCCGCCTCACCCGCCGCAGCCGGGGAGCCCTCGGGCCCGCGGCACGTCGAGGGGACGGTCGACGACGGGGCCACCGCCTGGGTCGCCGACGTGCCGGCCGACTGGAACGGCACCGTGCTCCTGTACAGCCACGGCTACCGGCCCAGCTTCTTCCCCATCCCGCACACCGCGGAGAACGCGCCGGACGACGTGACCCGGCAGGCCCTGCTGGACCGGGGGTACGCCCTCGTCGGCTCCTCCTACGAGCGCAGCGGATGGACGCTGGACACCGCTGCGGAGGACCAGCTGCAGACCCTCGAGGCGTTCTCCGTCGCCGTCGGCGAGCCGTCGCGGGTGCTCGCCGTCGGGACCTCCATGGGGGGCCTGGTGACCGGTCAGCTGGCCGAGCTCCCGGGCACCCCGGTCGACGGTGCCCTGCCGACCTGCGGGCTCGTGCACGGCGGGGTGGACCTGCTCAACTACCAGCTCGACGGTGCCCATGCGATCGCCCAGCTGCTCGTCCCAGCGGGCACCGAGGTGCGGCTGGCCGACTACGAGGGCGACCTCGCCGCCGTCAACGCGGCCGCGAGCACCCTCACCGACGCCGTGGTGGCCGCGCAGGACGACCCCGAGGGCAGGGCGCGGATCGCGCTCGCCGCCGCGCTCTACCACCTGCCGCGCTGGGCCCCGGGTGAGGCCGAGCCCGGTCCGCGGGACCACGAGGCGCAGGTCGACGCGCAGGTCGCCCAGTTCACGTCCGCACTGGGCTTCACCTACCCGGCGCGGGTCGACATCGAGAACACGGTGGGGGGGAACCCCTCCTGGAACGCAGGCGTCGACTACCGCACGTTGCTGCAGCACGCGGACGAGCGGGGGCAGGTGGAGGCCCTGTACCGGGCGGCCGGCCTGGATCTCGACGCCGACCTCGACCGGCTGACCGCGACGGCGTCGGTGACGCCTGACGAGCAGGCGCTGCAGACCGCCCGCGCCACCTCCGAGCTCACCGGGGAGCTGCAGGTCCCGGTGCTCAGCCTGCACACCACGCACGACGTCCTGGCCCCGGTGCAGGTCGAGGAGGAGTACGCGGAGACGGTGCGCCAGGCCGGTGCGAACAGGCTGCTGCGCCAGGCCTTCGTGCACCGGCTGAGCCACTGCCAGTTCACCCCGGCCGAGCTGGTCGCCTCCGTCGAGGCCCTCGACGAGCGGGTCGCCACCGGGCGCTGGGGCTCTGCGGCCCATCCCCGCACCCTCGATGCAGCGGCTGAGGAGCTCGGCCTCGGTCCGTCGGAGATCCTCTGCGACTACCGGCCGGCCGAGTGGCTGGGCGACCGCGGTGGCGCGTTCGGCCCACCGCGCTACTGA
- a CDS encoding LacI family DNA-binding transcriptional regulator, protein MTSSTIYDVAKAAGVATSTVSRAFSNPDRVGAVTREHVLEVARRLGYQPNPHARALVSRRTRTVAMVVSDITNPHFFELIRGAEMRAKASGYTLVLVNAEESPRIELEQVHRLTRSVDGFLLAASRQPADDLLQLAANHRVVVVNRRVPGLASVVLEHAEGCRQMVAHLASLGHESVVYLAGPRSSWMAASRWAAIRGAAAELGLRAQRMGPFAPTVASGGAAADAALTTGATAAIAHNDLLAIGVMRRLADRGVQVPADVSVVGFDDIFAADLCTPTLTTLGGAHADVGRAAVEILLNSMEQPRDLAPELVVPSELILRRSTGVPGRPAGR, encoded by the coding sequence ATGACGAGCTCGACGATCTACGACGTCGCCAAGGCCGCCGGCGTCGCGACCTCGACGGTGTCGCGGGCCTTCAGCAACCCCGACCGGGTGGGGGCGGTGACCCGGGAGCACGTCCTGGAGGTCGCCCGCCGGCTCGGCTACCAGCCCAACCCGCACGCGCGGGCGCTGGTGTCCCGCCGCACCCGGACGGTCGCGATGGTGGTCTCCGACATCACGAACCCGCACTTCTTCGAGCTCATCCGGGGCGCGGAGATGCGGGCGAAGGCCTCCGGCTACACCCTCGTCCTGGTCAACGCGGAGGAGTCACCGCGGATCGAGCTCGAGCAGGTCCACCGGCTGACCCGGTCGGTCGACGGCTTCCTGCTGGCCGCGAGTCGCCAGCCCGCCGACGATCTCCTGCAGCTGGCGGCCAACCACCGGGTGGTCGTGGTCAACCGCCGGGTGCCCGGCCTGGCCAGCGTGGTGCTCGAGCACGCCGAGGGGTGCCGGCAGATGGTCGCCCACCTGGCGTCCCTCGGGCACGAGTCGGTCGTCTACCTCGCCGGCCCGCGCAGCTCCTGGATGGCGGCGAGCCGCTGGGCGGCCATCCGCGGAGCCGCGGCGGAGCTGGGTCTGCGCGCACAGCGGATGGGGCCGTTCGCGCCCACCGTGGCGAGCGGGGGCGCGGCCGCCGATGCGGCGCTGACCACCGGCGCGACCGCGGCCATCGCGCACAACGACCTGCTGGCCATCGGGGTCATGCGGCGCCTGGCCGACCGCGGCGTCCAGGTGCCGGCGGACGTGAGCGTGGTCGGGTTCGACGACATCTTCGCCGCCGACCTGTGCACCCCGACCCTGACCACGCTCGGCGGTGCGCACGCCGACGTCGGGCGGGCGGCGGTGGAGATCCTGCTGAACTCGATGGAGCAGCCGCGGGATCTGGCCCCGGAGCTGGTCGTGCCCTCGGAGCTCATCCTGCGCCGGTCGACCGGCGTCCCCGGTCGTCCTGCGGGCCGGTGA
- a CDS encoding HupE/UreJ family protein yields the protein MTTHRIRALVATALTGVVAAGLTLSTAGTAQAHSLTSSTLDVRVGAESVEATISVAAATLDAVVDDPTSDAQVVGYLAEHLSVTGEDGDAWAETWSSVTREAVESIDSYRVEVVLDPGGADPSSFTLAYDGVIEADGSHEAVVVLTDAAGDISTAGVLTATDDTLIVGDTVGTGLLDMVGHGLHHVLAGADHLLFLLTLLLVAPVAAVAGRWQRRDGVRPTLRAVLAVVTAFTVGHSLTLLASALGWVTAPSAPVEVLIAVSVGVAAVHALRPLARRGEVLVAGGFGLVHGLAFAGILTDLGLSGATSVPALLAFNVGVELAQLLTVALVFPSLYLLSRTRWYPQVRTTGALIALVAATTWALDRLGRLADPLAGVEEVLVAHPWWVVAGLAALALVCRAADRPVTGAVVDQGRHRVPALDGRR from the coding sequence ATGACGACGCACCGCATCCGCGCCCTGGTCGCCACCGCCCTCACCGGTGTGGTGGCCGCCGGCCTGACGCTGTCCACCGCCGGCACCGCCCAGGCCCACAGCCTGACCAGCAGCACGCTGGACGTCCGGGTCGGTGCGGAGTCGGTCGAGGCGACCATCTCGGTGGCCGCCGCCACCCTCGATGCGGTGGTCGATGACCCGACGTCCGACGCGCAGGTGGTCGGCTACCTCGCCGAGCACCTGAGCGTCACCGGCGAGGACGGGGACGCGTGGGCCGAGACGTGGTCCTCGGTCACGCGGGAGGCGGTGGAGAGCATCGACTCCTACCGCGTCGAGGTGGTGCTGGACCCCGGCGGCGCGGACCCGTCGTCGTTCACGCTGGCCTACGACGGGGTCATCGAGGCCGACGGCTCCCACGAGGCCGTGGTCGTGCTGACCGACGCCGCCGGGGACATCTCCACCGCCGGGGTGCTCACCGCCACCGACGACACCCTGATCGTGGGCGACACCGTCGGCACCGGTCTGCTGGACATGGTCGGCCACGGCCTGCACCACGTGCTGGCGGGGGCGGACCACCTGCTGTTCCTGCTCACCCTGCTGCTCGTGGCCCCGGTGGCCGCGGTCGCCGGCCGGTGGCAGCGCCGGGACGGCGTCCGGCCCACCCTGCGCGCCGTCCTGGCGGTGGTCACCGCCTTCACCGTCGGCCACTCGCTGACGCTGCTGGCCTCGGCGCTGGGCTGGGTGACCGCGCCGAGCGCGCCGGTCGAGGTGCTGATCGCGGTCTCGGTGGGCGTCGCCGCCGTGCACGCGCTGCGTCCGCTCGCCCGCCGCGGCGAGGTGCTCGTGGCCGGGGGCTTCGGCCTTGTGCACGGGCTGGCCTTCGCCGGCATCCTCACCGACCTGGGGCTGTCGGGCGCCACGTCGGTGCCCGCGTTGCTGGCGTTCAACGTCGGCGTCGAACTGGCCCAGCTGCTCACCGTCGCCCTGGTGTTCCCCTCGCTGTACCTGCTGTCACGGACCCGCTGGTACCCGCAGGTGCGCACCACCGGGGCGCTGATCGCCCTGGTCGCGGCCACCACCTGGGCGCTGGACCGGCTGGGCCGGCTGGCCGATCCGCTGGCCGGGGTGGAGGAGGTGCTGGTGGCCCACCCCTGGTGGGTCGTCGCCGGGCTGGCGGCCCTGGCCCTGGTCTGTCGGGCGGCCGACCGACCGGTCACCGGTGCCGTGGTGGACCAGGGGCGTCATCGCGTCCCGGCCCTCGACGGCCGCCGGTGA
- a CDS encoding gluconokinase: protein MSSSTGRVVLADALDPLVLALDVGSTASRGDVYDAAGRPVEGGRQKVAHQFRTAADGTSEIDPDQVVDEIARVVTDLTARLPEGRVAGVALDTFASSLVGVGADGRAVTPCYTYADSRCGPQVTALRRELDEARVQQRTGCRLHSSYLPARLRWLRETDPDRFAAARRWTSLGEYVWLRLLGTTAAGTSTAAWTGLLDRRTGRWDPEMLDVAGVGPDQLSEVRDPDHPLSDVDPEVGRRWPALAGARWFAPIADGFASNLGAGADDETTAALAAATSGAVRVLVPDVPEHLPPGLWCYRVDSRRSLLGGALNDVGRVITWLQGTVQLGEEDPDRLMAAAPDPATPLVLPYLSGERSTGWAASARAVLSGVSTATDGPALFRGAMEGVALSYGRIADQLRAAGGEPQRIVASGRVAQELPGWLQVVADVLGAPVEPVTIKRATLHGTALHALEVLAPEIARAPVETAPTLHPVPAHREHYRRRAAEYDQLYRAVIAQDAPA, encoded by the coding sequence ATGAGCAGCAGCACAGGCCGGGTCGTGCTGGCGGACGCGCTGGACCCGCTCGTCCTCGCGCTCGACGTCGGCTCGACGGCGAGCCGCGGCGACGTGTACGACGCGGCCGGCCGGCCGGTCGAGGGCGGCCGGCAGAAGGTCGCCCACCAGTTCCGGACCGCCGCCGACGGCACCAGCGAGATCGACCCGGACCAGGTGGTCGACGAGATCGCCCGGGTCGTCACCGACCTCACCGCCCGGCTGCCGGAGGGACGGGTCGCCGGCGTCGCGCTGGACACGTTCGCCTCCTCCCTGGTCGGCGTCGGCGCCGACGGCCGGGCCGTCACCCCCTGCTACACCTACGCCGACTCCCGGTGCGGCCCGCAGGTCACGGCCCTGAGGCGCGAGCTCGACGAGGCCCGGGTGCAGCAGCGCACCGGCTGCCGCCTGCACAGCAGCTACCTCCCGGCCCGGCTGCGCTGGCTGCGGGAGACCGACCCCGACCGGTTCGCCGCGGCGCGACGGTGGACGTCGCTGGGGGAGTACGTCTGGTTGCGGCTGCTGGGGACGACGGCGGCCGGCACCTCCACCGCCGCGTGGACGGGCCTGCTCGACCGGAGGACCGGACGCTGGGACCCCGAGATGCTCGACGTCGCCGGGGTCGGGCCCGACCAGCTGTCCGAGGTCCGCGACCCCGACCACCCGCTGTCCGACGTCGACCCGGAGGTCGGGCGGCGGTGGCCGGCGCTGGCCGGTGCCCGCTGGTTCGCACCGATCGCCGACGGGTTCGCCAGCAACCTGGGTGCCGGGGCCGACGACGAGACGACCGCCGCGCTGGCCGCGGCCACCAGCGGGGCCGTCCGGGTGCTGGTGCCCGACGTCCCGGAGCACCTGCCGCCGGGGCTGTGGTGCTACCGCGTCGACTCCCGCCGCTCGCTGCTCGGCGGTGCGCTCAACGACGTCGGCCGGGTGATCACCTGGCTGCAGGGCACGGTGCAGCTCGGCGAGGAGGACCCCGACCGGCTGATGGCCGCCGCGCCGGACCCGGCGACGCCGCTCGTGCTGCCCTACCTCTCCGGTGAGCGGTCCACCGGCTGGGCGGCGTCCGCCCGGGCGGTGCTCTCCGGGGTGTCCACGGCCACCGACGGCCCCGCGCTCTTCCGCGGCGCGATGGAGGGCGTCGCGCTCTCCTACGGGCGCATCGCCGACCAGCTGCGGGCGGCCGGGGGCGAGCCGCAGCGGATCGTGGCCAGCGGCCGGGTCGCCCAGGAGCTGCCGGGCTGGCTGCAGGTCGTGGCCGACGTGCTGGGTGCCCCGGTGGAGCCGGTGACCATCAAGCGGGCGACGCTGCACGGCACCGCCCTGCACGCGCTGGAGGTGCTGGCGCCGGAGATCGCTAGGGCTCCGGTCGAGACCGCGCCGACGCTGCACCCGGTGCCCGCGCACCGCGAGCACTACCGGCGGCGGGCGGCGGAGTACGACCAGCTCTACCGCGCGGTGATCGCGCAGGACGCCCCGGCCTGA
- a CDS encoding MFS transporter produces MTGRGADQRTPALLLAAVLLVGVNLRGAIAAVSPVLPEVRADLGLSPSSVSLVTTLPVLCFAAAAPAAAWFGRRVGARPGISWALLLLAVATVARVLGGPAVLLAGTVAIGLAMTVGNVLLPPVVKAGFGAAAGRVTGLYTAALAAGAALTAALTAPIAGLWGWRVGLAGWALLALAAAVLWRSAAGTADPTGPAPVTPAAAGRGPATGPSVWPHPVAWAVGLLLALQTMLYYAVTTWLPTLLVDRLEAGLPTGAAAASLFQLVGILGALLVPALIGRRRGQVGLGLVVGAGWVVLFAGLLAWPAGWGLWVTVGGLAQGAGVALSFTVIVLRAHDADAARRVSGMAQLVGYGIGATGPLLVGGLYGATGGWAVPLATLAGIGVLYAAVASVAGRPVTVGGPPSVRDGGSAPVGPAPAGGRPATPPGGR; encoded by the coding sequence ATGACCGGGCGGGGGGCGGATCAGCGCACCCCCGCGCTGCTGCTCGCCGCCGTCCTGCTGGTCGGGGTCAACCTGCGGGGGGCGATCGCCGCCGTCTCCCCGGTGCTGCCCGAGGTGCGCGCCGACCTGGGCCTGTCGCCGTCCTCGGTCAGCCTGGTGACCACCCTGCCGGTGCTCTGCTTCGCCGCGGCCGCACCGGCCGCGGCCTGGTTCGGACGGCGGGTCGGCGCCCGCCCGGGGATCTCCTGGGCGTTGCTGTTGCTGGCCGTGGCGACCGTGGCGCGGGTGCTCGGCGGACCGGCCGTGCTGCTGGCCGGCACGGTCGCGATCGGCCTGGCGATGACGGTCGGCAACGTGCTGCTGCCACCGGTGGTGAAGGCCGGGTTCGGCGCCGCCGCCGGCCGGGTGACCGGCCTCTACACCGCCGCCTTGGCCGCCGGCGCGGCCCTGACCGCTGCGCTCACCGCCCCGATCGCCGGGCTGTGGGGCTGGCGGGTGGGACTGGCCGGCTGGGCGCTGCTGGCGCTGGCCGCAGCGGTGCTGTGGCGGTCCGCCGCCGGCACCGCGGATCCGACGGGGCCCGCGCCGGTCACGCCGGCGGCCGCGGGACGTGGACCGGCCACCGGTCCCTCGGTCTGGCCGCACCCGGTGGCGTGGGCCGTGGGGCTGCTGCTCGCCCTCCAGACGATGCTCTACTACGCGGTCACCACCTGGTTGCCGACCCTGCTGGTCGACCGGCTGGAGGCGGGTCTCCCGACGGGGGCGGCCGCTGCGTCGCTCTTCCAGCTGGTCGGGATCCTCGGCGCCCTGCTCGTCCCCGCGCTCATCGGACGCCGGCGCGGGCAGGTCGGGCTCGGCCTGGTCGTCGGCGCCGGCTGGGTGGTGCTCTTCGCCGGGCTGCTCGCCTGGCCCGCCGGCTGGGGGCTGTGGGTGACCGTCGGCGGGCTCGCGCAGGGAGCCGGTGTCGCCCTGTCGTTCACCGTGATCGTGCTGCGGGCCCACGACGCGGACGCCGCCCGCCGGGTCTCCGGGATGGCGCAGCTGGTCGGCTACGGGATCGGCGCCACGGGGCCGCTCCTGGTCGGTGGCCTCTACGGTGCGACCGGCGGCTGGGCCGTCCCGCTGGCGACGCTGGCCGGGATCGGCGTCCTCTACGCCGCGGTCGCGTCCGTGGCCGGGCGACCGGTCACCGTCGGCGGACCACCCTCCGTCCGGGACGGCGGCTCGGCGCCGGTCGGTCCGGCGCCGGCCGGCGGACGACCGGCGACGCCCCCGGGTGGCCGGTAG
- a CDS encoding TRAP transporter small permease — protein sequence MITKVELGLAATALAVLFLLVLVQAAQRYLPVAGWSWTGELARFCLVWVTFTVAGVLVTTDSHIALQLVDNVKNPKVVRFVRVLASAIVAVIGAGFAAEAWELMSSQGQLRSPSLRMPLTFLYLFPFLGFLSTAIRGAVAAVLFAVRGVPAPVGTTEVRPA from the coding sequence GTGATCACGAAGGTCGAGCTCGGGCTCGCCGCGACGGCGCTGGCGGTGCTCTTCCTGCTGGTGCTCGTCCAGGCGGCGCAGCGCTACCTGCCGGTCGCCGGCTGGTCGTGGACCGGTGAGCTGGCGCGGTTCTGCCTGGTCTGGGTCACGTTCACGGTGGCCGGCGTGCTCGTCACCACCGACTCCCACATCGCGCTGCAGCTGGTCGACAACGTGAAGAACCCGAAGGTCGTCCGGTTCGTGCGGGTCCTGGCCAGCGCGATCGTCGCCGTGATCGGCGCCGGTTTCGCGGCCGAGGCGTGGGAGCTGATGTCCTCCCAGGGACAGCTCAGGTCGCCGTCCCTGCGCATGCCGCTGACCTTCCTGTACCTCTTCCCCTTCCTCGGTTTCCTCAGCACCGCCATCCGTGGCGCCGTCGCCGCCGTGCTCTTCGCCGTCCGCGGGGTGCCGGCTCCGGTCGGGACGACGGAGGTGCGGCCGGCATGA